In Vibrio gangliei, a single window of DNA contains:
- a CDS encoding energy transducer TonB, whose translation MSVSSHAHKMNTSSARLLIAIPLGLITAFALFALMSWMVGSVKTGVTDDQAPLAFDVVMQEQDSESQRRMRQLPEPPKVPEQPQEMATPQTPTAAVPQVQAPQVAIDTSMTFSDSNVAINMPAINVSNPTPVAAGNVGTGVGQQQQAMPLYRAEPTYPARMLKRRVEGFVVMSFTINEQGRPEDIQVVQAEPSKAFVRPAVQALRNWKYQPQIEGGKAVKQPGQQVKIEFKISH comes from the coding sequence ATGAGTGTCAGCAGTCACGCACACAAGATGAACACTTCCTCAGCACGCTTATTGATTGCGATTCCATTAGGATTAATCACGGCTTTTGCTTTGTTTGCGCTTATGTCGTGGATGGTGGGTAGCGTGAAAACCGGGGTAACTGATGACCAAGCGCCATTAGCGTTTGATGTGGTGATGCAAGAGCAAGATTCTGAATCGCAACGTCGTATGCGCCAGCTCCCTGAACCACCAAAAGTACCAGAACAACCACAAGAGATGGCGACGCCGCAAACGCCGACTGCCGCCGTACCTCAAGTACAAGCCCCACAAGTGGCAATTGATACCAGCATGACGTTTTCCGATTCTAATGTTGCCATTAATATGCCGGCGATTAATGTCAGCAACCCGACGCCTGTGGCAGCAGGTAATGTGGGAACCGGAGTCGGTCAGCAACAACAAGCGATGCCGTTATATCGCGCTGAGCCCACTTATCCTGCTCGCATGTTGAAACGTCGCGTGGAAGGCTTTGTGGTGATGTCATTTACCATTAATGAACAAGGCCGGCCGGAAGATATTCAAGTGGTGCAAGCTGAACCAAGTAAAGCGTTCGTTCGTCCCGCGGTTCAAGCATTAAGAAACTGGAAATACCAGCCACAAATTGAAGGTGGCAAAGCGGTCAAGCAACCGGGCCAGCAAGTTAAAATTGAATTTAAGATCAGTCACTGA
- a CDS encoding siderophore ferric iron reductase: MTDPRYQQLFHYADHITPFLHGELMTDDRQDDWFFADQNNQQLLQDIYSKLQLSHPEAGHAYWLNRTWTLLVWQPVYISFISIYGISALPSLSSMAQQWRGDANFVAGFKLADEPMQDGSAEELIQMAATQLLPLFEHYRSQLDQSIRIRPGFTQHILADMLVMALLRLQDLHKDLPQEYIPQHAKRWLTAFGLSTKATDSLHYDLVEAKWHYVRTTCCMVYRCEGRGLCAECPRTAKDL, translated from the coding sequence GTGACTGACCCAAGATATCAACAGCTGTTTCATTATGCCGATCATATCACCCCGTTTTTACACGGTGAGTTGATGACTGATGATCGTCAAGATGATTGGTTCTTTGCTGATCAGAATAATCAGCAATTACTGCAAGATATCTATTCCAAGCTGCAATTATCTCACCCTGAGGCTGGCCATGCTTACTGGCTCAATCGTACTTGGACTTTGCTTGTATGGCAGCCCGTTTATATCAGCTTTATCAGCATTTACGGCATCAGTGCCTTACCTTCACTTTCTAGCATGGCGCAACAATGGCGAGGTGACGCTAATTTTGTCGCCGGTTTCAAATTAGCCGATGAGCCAATGCAAGATGGCAGTGCCGAAGAATTAATTCAAATGGCGGCGACACAGCTGTTACCACTATTTGAACATTATCGTAGCCAATTAGATCAGTCTATTCGTATTCGCCCGGGTTTCACCCAGCACATTTTGGCAGATATGTTAGTCATGGCACTTTTACGTCTACAAGATTTGCACAAAGATTTACCGCAGGAGTATATTCCTCAACATGCTAAACGTTGGCTGACGGCGTTTGGTTTGTCGACCAAAGCCACGGATTCACTGCATTATGATCTTGTTGAAGCTAAGTGGCATTACGTACGCACCACTTGTTGTATGGTGTATCGTTGTGAAGGTCGTGGTTTATGTGCTGAATGCCCGAGAACAGCAAAGGATTTATGA
- a CDS encoding OmpA family protein yields the protein MKKNYLGMACALGLMATLAGCSSSEEVAEAPAQTQEAPATVMAPISLSADLLFDFDSATLKTTDAIDEAVSKASDAQLKSITIVGHTDSVGTDEYNQKLSEERAQAVADYLVSQGFDASLISVSGQGESSPVADNDTVDGRAQNRRADVTVSAEVEQPAPVAETTEEPAAE from the coding sequence ATGAAAAAAAATTATCTAGGTATGGCCTGTGCACTAGGCCTAATGGCAACATTAGCGGGCTGTAGCTCAAGCGAAGAAGTAGCTGAAGCTCCTGCTCAAACTCAAGAAGCACCAGCAACAGTAATGGCGCCAATCAGCCTAAGCGCTGATCTACTATTTGATTTTGACTCAGCAACTCTAAAAACAACTGACGCAATTGATGAAGCTGTAAGCAAAGCATCTGATGCTCAACTTAAATCAATCACTATCGTTGGTCACACAGATAGCGTAGGTACTGATGAGTACAACCAAAAACTATCTGAAGAGCGTGCTCAAGCAGTAGCTGACTACCTGGTAAGCCAAGGCTTTGACGCTAGCCTAATCTCTGTTAGCGGCCAAGGTGAATCTTCTCCTGTTGCTGATAACGATACAGTAGACGGCCGTGCTCAAAATCGCCGTGCAGACGTAACTGTTTCTGCTGAAGTTGAACAACCAGCACCTGTTGCTGAAACAACTGAAGAGCCAGCAGCTGAATAA
- a CDS encoding MotA/TolQ/ExbB proton channel family protein, producing the protein MNSHLMEFMSRGGQVLWWLAAVVLLCWVLIIERIVFLSVSYRHQKAEWVAQWKHRTEHDSWYALAQKEGMLQQAHVMLTQYLDLIKALVSLCPMLGLLGTVTGMITVFDLMSISGSNDPKLMASGISMATLPTMAGMVAALAGMFAHSRLVKVATRKEMHLEQQLRSGE; encoded by the coding sequence ATGAACTCTCACTTGATGGAGTTTATGTCTCGTGGTGGGCAAGTGTTGTGGTGGCTAGCAGCGGTGGTGTTATTGTGCTGGGTTTTGATCATTGAGCGCATTGTGTTTTTGAGTGTCTCTTACCGTCATCAAAAAGCCGAATGGGTCGCTCAGTGGAAGCATCGCACGGAACATGACTCTTGGTATGCGCTGGCACAAAAAGAAGGCATGTTGCAACAAGCGCATGTGATGCTGACTCAGTATTTGGATTTAATCAAAGCCTTAGTCAGCCTATGCCCAATGCTCGGTTTACTCGGTACGGTGACCGGTATGATCACTGTGTTTGATTTAATGTCGATTTCTGGCAGCAACGATCCGAAACTCATGGCATCTGGTATTTCAATGGCAACCTTACCGACCATGGCAGGCATGGTAGCCGCATTGGCAGGTATGTTTGCTCATTCTCGATTAGTGAAAGTCGCAACTCGTAAAGAAATGCACTTAGAACAGCAATTAAGGAGTGGCGAATGA
- a CDS encoding tetratricopeptide repeat protein: MSMGILKSWKKTWRHAAAVCCALVCFALLPTASFAAGLTPYAGKKLAQADALAQQDHLDKAIEVLSSFEPSTDYDKAFVSRVLAIYYWQAEQPKSSISQLRKSVGLKALEPKVQWQANRMLADILYSQQDFSNSAKEYRNTLAIKYSPTAQDKAQFQKDTNDVYFRLAAAYYQQQQWSQVRSSIVKYKAPDAQKQLQSLRMQVIAELQLKQWNNAERTLSSLIRIEPNNKAWWQQQISAQLQQRKNQSALDTYALAKKQNVEFTAADYKTLAQLYAQNKIPERGARIMQEMFDTFPDSKTQDNQKTQAYYYQMAREWPKAIDTWEALAQRNAKYYWPLTQLYLQQRDYAKAQQVIDKAKPYAKQSEFAMAKIQLLYRLEKYNDALAEAKRLNEVQPSDSAKTWIAFLQNKLQKQEMAS; this comes from the coding sequence ATGAGTATGGGTATTTTAAAATCTTGGAAAAAGACATGGCGACATGCCGCGGCGGTTTGCTGTGCACTTGTCTGTTTTGCGTTATTGCCAACGGCAAGTTTTGCGGCAGGCTTGACCCCCTATGCAGGTAAGAAGCTTGCCCAAGCTGACGCCTTAGCCCAGCAAGATCATCTTGATAAGGCGATTGAAGTATTAAGTAGTTTTGAACCGAGTACCGATTATGACAAAGCGTTTGTAAGCCGTGTATTAGCTATTTATTACTGGCAAGCAGAGCAACCTAAATCTTCAATTTCTCAATTACGCAAATCGGTCGGCCTCAAGGCGCTTGAGCCAAAAGTTCAGTGGCAAGCCAATCGTATGTTGGCGGATATTTTGTATTCTCAGCAAGATTTTTCCAATTCAGCTAAAGAATACCGCAATACTCTGGCAATCAAATACAGCCCAACCGCACAAGATAAAGCGCAATTTCAAAAAGACACCAATGATGTGTATTTTCGTTTAGCGGCGGCCTATTACCAACAGCAGCAATGGAGCCAAGTTCGCAGTTCAATTGTGAAATACAAAGCGCCGGATGCTCAAAAACAGTTACAGTCTTTGCGTATGCAAGTGATCGCGGAGCTACAGCTTAAACAGTGGAACAATGCGGAAAGAACGTTGAGCAGTTTGATTCGAATTGAGCCTAATAATAAGGCTTGGTGGCAACAGCAGATTTCGGCTCAACTACAGCAACGTAAGAATCAATCTGCCCTCGATACGTACGCATTGGCGAAAAAGCAAAATGTGGAATTTACGGCCGCGGATTACAAAACATTGGCTCAGCTTTACGCGCAAAATAAAATACCAGAGCGTGGCGCTCGTATTATGCAGGAGATGTTTGATACCTTCCCGGATAGCAAAACGCAGGATAACCAGAAAACTCAGGCTTACTATTACCAAATGGCGCGTGAGTGGCCTAAAGCCATTGATACATGGGAAGCACTAGCGCAGCGTAATGCCAAGTATTACTGGCCGCTGACTCAGCTTTATTTACAACAGCGTGATTATGCAAAAGCGCAACAAGTGATTGATAAAGCGAAGCCTTATGCCAAACAGTCTGAATTTGCTATGGCTAAGATCCAATTGCTTTACCGACTTGAAAAGTACAACGACGCGTTAGCCGAAGCCAAGCGCCTCAACGAAGTTCAGCCGTCTGACTCTGCGAAAACGTGGATCGCCTTCTTACAAAATAAGCTGCAAAAACAGGAGATGGCTTCCTAG
- a CDS encoding MotA/TolQ/ExbB proton channel family protein: MSLKSSAVLLALLTATFTVSADDLSNLDNKAKADQQVENTHNQQRVQLSAEQRAALQAKRDQLSKQLAQIEKENAQLSDTFAANEEILAEKSKDLQLATGSLGELFGVVRQAAKDVQLSYESSFLGEQGKAFDAQLNKVISTDSLPSLKLLNGLWHAMQYKVETGSQVTDVTIPFVQGDGKTQQAPAIRIGDMALLTEQGYVKWDFTRQQAANYLALPSNAPTLSDFTSNAGQSLLIDPTRGVMLEQYAHQPTLMQRIDQAGVVGKVIIALLIIGLIIALVRGVRLGITQQQISKQLKQPENPTDDNPLGRILHVYNKEKKQSVESLELRLLESILDEQQGLERGLSMLKLFAALAPMLGLLGTVTGMIETFQVITQFGNGDPKVMAGGISMALITTVLGLVAAMPLLLAHNVLSNRAEVIRNTLEKQGVSLVARRAEAESDAQLTGASA, encoded by the coding sequence TTGTCTCTTAAATCGTCAGCAGTCTTGCTTGCTCTATTGACCGCAACTTTTACGGTTTCAGCGGATGATTTATCTAATTTAGACAATAAAGCGAAAGCCGATCAGCAAGTCGAAAATACGCATAACCAACAACGAGTTCAGTTGAGTGCTGAGCAGCGTGCAGCGTTGCAAGCAAAGCGTGACCAGTTATCGAAACAACTCGCTCAAATTGAAAAAGAAAACGCGCAATTAAGTGATACTTTCGCTGCCAATGAAGAGATCTTGGCGGAGAAAAGTAAGGATTTGCAGCTAGCAACGGGCAGTCTTGGTGAATTATTTGGCGTGGTGCGTCAAGCAGCAAAAGATGTGCAACTGAGCTATGAAAGTTCGTTTTTGGGTGAGCAAGGTAAAGCGTTTGATGCGCAGTTAAATAAAGTCATCAGTACCGATTCACTGCCTTCGCTAAAACTATTGAATGGCTTATGGCATGCGATGCAATACAAGGTAGAAACAGGTAGCCAAGTGACTGATGTGACCATTCCTTTTGTACAAGGAGATGGTAAAACTCAGCAAGCTCCAGCCATTCGCATTGGTGATATGGCACTGCTCACAGAACAAGGATACGTGAAGTGGGACTTTACGCGTCAGCAAGCGGCAAACTACCTAGCTTTACCGTCTAATGCTCCAACCTTGTCTGACTTTACCTCTAACGCTGGACAGTCTTTATTGATCGATCCGACTCGTGGCGTGATGTTAGAGCAATATGCGCATCAACCGACGTTAATGCAACGCATCGATCAAGCGGGTGTGGTGGGTAAAGTCATCATTGCTCTTTTAATCATTGGTTTGATTATTGCTCTGGTTCGTGGCGTGCGTTTAGGTATTACTCAACAGCAAATTTCTAAACAGTTAAAACAGCCTGAAAACCCAACCGATGACAATCCGCTAGGTCGCATTCTTCATGTGTACAACAAAGAGAAGAAACAGTCGGTTGAGTCGCTTGAGTTGCGTTTACTTGAAAGTATTTTGGATGAGCAGCAAGGTCTTGAACGCGGCTTGTCGATGCTGAAATTGTTTGCCGCACTGGCGCCTATGCTGGGTCTACTCGGCACGGTGACCGGTATGATTGAAACCTTCCAGGTGATCACCCAATTTGGTAATGGTGACCCGAAAGTCATGGCGGGTGGTATTTCGATGGCATTGATTACCACGGTATTAGGTCTCGTAGCCGCGATGCCGTTATTGCTGGCACATAATGTCTTGTCTAACCGCGCAGAAGTGATTCGTAATACGCTTGAAAAACAAGGTGTGAGCTTAGTGGCTCGCCGCGCTGAAGCCGAATCAGATGCACAGCTAACTGGAGCGAGCGCCTAA
- a CDS encoding TonB-dependent siderophore receptor, which yields MPVIEKKSLQVTTVALAVMSAVFTPSLYAAEDKSEQDTITVLGQTYRNTATKTSLEPEETPQAISVIDSEQFENRGVTSVQQVLRYAPGVNAELKGGSVTMYDNYNIRGFENTQMYYDGLVLQYLTGWNLQPQIDPIALERVEVFKGPSSVLYGSMPPGGMVNLIAKSPQKERHTDISVATGSRNLAKASIDTTGQFGDSNVYYRLIGLASHRDGQVDNTTEERYVIAPSIDWYVTDNTLINFNFYYQNDPNMGMNSAMPASGSVWDNPNGSIDKNASMGDKNWSKFEREFWMAGYKIDHRFNDNWSFLQNARFMKADLYQENTYHAVSGWDPSTGNLDRYIYSTDEESEGFTIDNQLSGLVITGPVQHNLLLGVDYQHLKGSSNYTSYGYGSGYTAPSFNVFAPNNNQIDRSQVTPVGVYVDDVKVEQLGFYFQDQMRIDRVILMAGGRFDNYQSSSDYVGTVTEADQNNFSYRFGAMYEFDSGWSPYINYATSFEPQAGKNIAGEALDPSTGQQIEGGVKYQSADYATSMTASLFHIVKSDAVVSDPDDPTYQAKLQVGEVRSQGLELDGRTMLTDNWDIAASYTYTDMEITKDATGLEGKTPIYVPKHAATLWTNYYVYNGLLAGTRLGAGARYIGERQMDAANTDTVPDYTVVDLSMGYDLANFSSGLSGAALNLSVNNLFDKDTYTCYDSANCWYGEERTIEVNFDYKF from the coding sequence ATGCCTGTTATTGAAAAAAAATCTCTTCAAGTGACCACCGTTGCTTTAGCCGTTATGTCGGCGGTTTTTACCCCTTCTTTATATGCGGCAGAAGACAAAAGTGAACAAGATACGATTACTGTACTTGGTCAAACTTACCGAAATACCGCGACCAAAACCTCGTTAGAGCCAGAAGAAACGCCGCAAGCGATTTCGGTTATTGATTCTGAACAGTTTGAGAACCGTGGTGTGACGTCGGTTCAACAAGTGCTGCGCTATGCGCCTGGGGTCAATGCTGAGCTGAAAGGCGGTAGCGTGACTATGTATGACAACTACAACATCCGTGGTTTTGAAAATACCCAGATGTACTACGATGGCTTGGTATTACAATATTTAACCGGCTGGAACTTACAGCCGCAAATTGATCCCATCGCTCTTGAACGCGTTGAAGTGTTCAAAGGCCCAAGTTCAGTACTTTATGGTTCTATGCCACCGGGCGGGATGGTGAACTTAATTGCTAAGTCTCCTCAGAAAGAACGCCACACCGATATCTCGGTAGCAACCGGTTCACGCAATTTAGCCAAAGCCTCGATTGACACCACTGGGCAGTTTGGTGACTCCAATGTGTATTACCGTTTAATTGGTTTAGCGTCGCATCGTGATGGGCAAGTGGATAATACTACCGAAGAACGTTATGTGATTGCCCCCTCGATTGATTGGTATGTGACTGATAATACTCTTATTAACTTCAATTTTTATTATCAGAATGATCCGAACATGGGTATGAACTCGGCGATGCCAGCGTCCGGCTCGGTGTGGGATAACCCGAATGGTAGCATAGATAAGAATGCTTCAATGGGCGATAAAAACTGGAGCAAGTTCGAGCGTGAATTTTGGATGGCCGGTTATAAGATCGATCATCGCTTCAACGATAATTGGTCATTCTTACAAAATGCTCGCTTTATGAAGGCGGATTTGTACCAAGAGAATACCTATCATGCGGTGTCTGGTTGGGATCCAAGTACGGGGAATCTCGATCGTTATATATACAGCACGGATGAAGAATCGGAAGGCTTTACCATTGATAATCAATTGTCTGGTTTGGTTATTACTGGCCCGGTGCAACATAACTTGCTGCTTGGTGTGGATTATCAACACTTAAAGGGCAGTTCAAATTATACCAGCTATGGTTATGGCTCAGGTTATACCGCACCAAGTTTTAATGTATTTGCACCGAATAATAATCAAATTGATCGCTCTCAAGTGACTCCCGTTGGTGTTTACGTTGATGATGTCAAAGTGGAGCAACTCGGCTTCTATTTCCAAGATCAAATGCGAATTGATCGTGTGATCTTAATGGCGGGTGGACGTTTTGATAATTATCAGTCGAGTAGTGACTATGTCGGCACTGTGACAGAAGCTGATCAAAATAACTTCTCCTATCGCTTTGGTGCTATGTATGAGTTTGATTCCGGCTGGTCACCTTACATCAATTATGCAACGAGCTTTGAGCCTCAAGCGGGTAAAAATATAGCGGGTGAAGCGCTTGATCCATCAACAGGTCAGCAAATTGAAGGTGGGGTTAAGTATCAGTCTGCAGATTATGCGACGTCAATGACTGCATCACTATTCCATATTGTGAAAAGTGACGCCGTGGTCTCTGACCCTGATGACCCGACTTATCAAGCCAAATTACAAGTGGGTGAAGTTCGCTCTCAAGGTTTAGAATTAGACGGACGTACCATGCTGACAGACAATTGGGATATTGCAGCAAGCTACACCTACACGGATATGGAGATCACCAAAGATGCAACCGGCCTAGAAGGTAAAACGCCAATCTATGTACCAAAACATGCTGCGACCTTGTGGACTAACTATTATGTTTATAACGGTTTACTGGCAGGTACACGCCTAGGCGCTGGTGCACGCTATATTGGTGAGCGTCAGATGGATGCCGCCAATACAGACACAGTGCCAGATTACACTGTGGTGGACTTGTCCATGGGCTATGATTTAGCCAATTTTTCTAGTGGCTTAAGTGGCGCAGCACTGAACTTAAGCGTTAATAACTTATTTGATAAAGACACTTATACTTGCTACGACTCAGCCAACTGTTGGTATGGTGAAGAGCGTACGATAGAAGTGAATTTTGATTATAAATTCTAA
- a CDS encoding ExbD/TolR family protein has translation MRLVRPTKAKEEAQVDLTSMLDIVFIMLIFFIVTSSFVNESGVEVNRPQASNATAQTDAGIFIAVTAANDVYIDKQRVDVERVGAALEKIVIDKPDASLVIQADQHAYNGTVVQVMDAAKGAGIAKIALATADKS, from the coding sequence ATGAGATTAGTTCGTCCTACAAAAGCAAAAGAAGAAGCGCAAGTCGATTTAACCTCGATGCTTGATATTGTATTCATTATGTTGATCTTCTTCATTGTCACCAGTTCGTTTGTGAATGAATCTGGTGTCGAAGTGAACCGCCCACAAGCCTCAAATGCTACGGCGCAAACCGATGCCGGTATTTTTATTGCGGTGACCGCCGCCAATGATGTGTATATCGACAAACAACGTGTGGATGTTGAACGTGTTGGTGCCGCACTTGAAAAAATTGTCATTGATAAACCGGATGCCAGCTTGGTGATTCAAGCGGATCAACATGCGTATAACGGTACGGTTGTACAAGTGATGGATGCGGCGAAAGGGGCGGGTATTGCCAAAATTGCCTTAGCCACAGCCGATAAATCCTAG
- a CDS encoding AraC family transcriptional regulator gives MADSLKCSASVRCSGNAAHFTRIEKVLEYIHQHLFLPLSLENIAQKSCWSRWQLQRVFRAETGLNVAQYIREIKLSGAAETLLQQPNERILDVALAFGFNSEISFSRAFKQFFHCSPRDYRKQGIRTGLRQPIALAQFESTQSDVSAATRQFTQIRVESKDELQLVGCHGEISGLFASEPNFQTQVPAIWQTFERTLNVNSPPKVTRFGVIDTLSMNAECLSYWASMEYSEFTNPPSYSDQLTQGSGIKSLTIPKQQYAVLTHYGPIHGLKSKLEWLFTHWLPQSGYRGIDGFELEIYPHDYQAQDDQAQMEYWLPIEAVKTHI, from the coding sequence GTGGCCGATTCTTTGAAATGTAGTGCTTCGGTAAGGTGCAGCGGTAATGCCGCGCACTTTACCCGCATAGAAAAGGTGTTGGAGTATATTCATCAACACCTTTTTTTACCTTTGTCTTTGGAAAATATTGCGCAAAAAAGTTGTTGGTCACGCTGGCAATTACAGCGTGTATTTCGCGCTGAGACCGGTTTGAATGTTGCGCAATATATACGAGAAATCAAACTGAGCGGGGCGGCGGAAACCCTGCTACAACAACCGAATGAACGTATTCTCGATGTTGCTTTAGCTTTTGGTTTTAACTCTGAAATCAGTTTTAGCCGGGCTTTTAAACAATTTTTTCACTGTTCTCCACGAGACTACCGTAAGCAAGGTATTCGCACCGGTTTACGCCAACCGATAGCTTTGGCTCAATTCGAATCGACGCAGTCCGATGTGTCAGCCGCAACACGGCAATTTACACAAATAAGGGTAGAGTCTAAGGATGAACTTCAATTAGTGGGTTGCCACGGCGAAATTAGTGGGCTATTTGCCAGTGAGCCGAATTTTCAAACTCAAGTTCCTGCTATTTGGCAAACATTCGAACGTACGTTGAACGTGAACTCCCCACCAAAGGTAACACGGTTTGGGGTGATCGATACCCTGAGTATGAACGCTGAATGTTTGAGTTACTGGGCATCGATGGAGTATTCCGAGTTCACTAATCCGCCATCTTATTCCGATCAACTTACTCAAGGTTCTGGCATAAAATCACTTACCATTCCAAAGCAGCAATACGCGGTATTGACTCATTATGGGCCGATTCACGGGCTCAAATCGAAACTTGAATGGTTGTTTACTCATTGGTTACCGCAAAGTGGCTATCGAGGCATTGATGGATTTGAGCTAGAAATTTATCCGCACGATTATCAAGCCCAAGATGATCAGGCTCAAATGGAGTATTGGCTACCAATTGAGGCGGTAAAAACACACATCTAA
- the yegD gene encoding molecular chaperone has translation MFIGFDYGTANCSVAIMQNGQPQLLALENLGSAHSSPYIPSTICAPTRESISEYLFRFMDTKPKDTLGEQALRRAINFNREEDIELQLGDVQFGQHALDTYLSDPQEVYYVKSPKSFLGASGLHHTQLVFFEDLVCSMMKNIKTQAEVSTEQTITQAVIGRPINFHGRGGEDANQQAEGILRHAATRAGFQDIEFQFEPVAAGLEYESTLSHNQTVLVVDIGGGTTDCSLIEMGPSWQQQSDRTASLLGHSGQRVGGNDLDIHLAFKKIMPMFGFGSLMNSGIEMPITQFWNPIAINNVVAQKDFYKSANLKALKLLQKEAQEPEKLARLLAVYHNTLGYQIVRKAEEAKIGLSEFDKHTLTILVASELLELDISLSQMVEAVDVPTQKMMDLVTEVMAQASKKPDAIFMTGGSARSPFLRQALENTLPNVPIISGNYFGSVTAGLARWAQTVFA, from the coding sequence ATGTTTATTGGCTTTGATTATGGCACTGCAAATTGTTCTGTTGCGATAATGCAAAACGGGCAGCCTCAACTGCTTGCTTTGGAAAATTTAGGCTCAGCCCATTCTAGTCCTTACATTCCTTCTACCATTTGCGCGCCAACCCGTGAATCGATCAGCGAATATCTTTTTCGCTTTATGGATACTAAGCCGAAAGATACGCTGGGTGAGCAAGCCTTGCGCCGTGCAATTAATTTCAATCGTGAAGAAGACATTGAGCTGCAACTAGGCGATGTCCAGTTTGGTCAGCACGCATTGGATACCTATCTCTCTGATCCTCAAGAAGTGTATTACGTTAAATCGCCGAAATCATTTCTAGGAGCGAGTGGGCTTCATCATACTCAGCTCGTGTTTTTTGAAGATCTGGTTTGCAGCATGATGAAGAACATCAAAACGCAGGCAGAAGTATCCACAGAGCAAACCATTACTCAAGCTGTGATTGGTCGCCCCATTAACTTTCATGGTCGCGGTGGGGAAGATGCGAATCAGCAAGCCGAAGGGATTTTACGTCATGCGGCGACCCGCGCAGGCTTTCAAGACATTGAATTTCAATTTGAGCCGGTGGCCGCAGGTCTTGAATATGAAAGTACCTTGTCACACAATCAAACCGTGTTAGTGGTTGATATTGGTGGCGGTACTACTGACTGCTCTTTAATTGAAATGGGGCCAAGTTGGCAACAGCAATCAGACCGCACCGCCAGCTTACTCGGGCACAGTGGACAACGAGTAGGCGGAAACGATCTTGATATTCATTTGGCGTTTAAGAAAATCATGCCAATGTTTGGTTTTGGTTCACTTATGAACAGCGGAATCGAAATGCCCATCACGCAGTTTTGGAATCCGATTGCGATTAATAATGTGGTCGCACAGAAAGACTTTTACAAATCAGCCAACTTAAAAGCGTTGAAACTCTTGCAAAAAGAAGCACAAGAGCCTGAAAAGTTAGCGAGATTGCTTGCCGTATACCATAACACTCTAGGCTATCAAATTGTTCGTAAGGCAGAAGAAGCGAAGATTGGACTGTCTGAGTTTGATAAGCACACCTTAACCATACTGGTTGCGTCTGAGCTATTAGAGTTGGATATCTCTTTATCGCAAATGGTTGAAGCGGTGGATGTTCCTACGCAAAAAATGATGGACTTGGTAACGGAAGTAATGGCGCAAGCAAGTAAAAAGCCAGATGCTATCTTTATGACTGGTGGTAGCGCGCGTTCACCATTTCTACGTCAAGCACTAGAAAATACTTTGCCTAATGTGCCGATTATTTCAGGCAATTATTTTGGTTCGGTGACCGCAGGCCTTGCTCGTTGGGCTCAAACAGTATTTGCTTAA